From Pontibacter actiniarum, a single genomic window includes:
- a CDS encoding Kelch repeat-containing protein, protein MKQTILFLIFALLGTSTFAQLQFENLANMPAARGAVTSAADSNAIYVANGYSKTVNYTPEVEKYDISSNTWELLTNKTIPKRFASSAVVGGKLYIFNGLTAHGALNEKVEVVDLATGEVDYAAVNPNPVYGGGVAVWEGQIYAFGGARSAKEFSDKLYKFDPATNMWTALASMPEAKEARGAIVDGHLYTLGGYNGKQSSEVAMYDLHTGTWAHVADLPVKVSGHAVAVNGTDIYLVGDYTDLARLGYFDTRTRTYHALQSNMTGRRHAASHILDGKLYVAGGNRQTPITTSLSKLEAASIDTVD, encoded by the coding sequence ATGAAGCAAACAATCCTCTTCCTTATCTTCGCCCTGCTGGGCACAAGCACGTTCGCGCAATTACAGTTCGAGAACCTGGCCAATATGCCAGCCGCTCGTGGAGCCGTTACAAGCGCCGCAGACAGCAACGCTATTTATGTGGCGAACGGGTACTCCAAAACGGTTAATTATACACCGGAAGTTGAGAAGTATGATATCAGCAGCAATACCTGGGAACTGCTCACGAACAAAACCATTCCCAAGCGCTTTGCCTCTTCGGCCGTTGTTGGCGGTAAGTTGTACATTTTTAATGGCCTTACCGCCCATGGAGCGCTCAACGAGAAGGTGGAGGTAGTTGACCTGGCAACAGGCGAAGTAGACTATGCCGCCGTTAACCCGAACCCGGTATACGGCGGGGGCGTAGCCGTGTGGGAGGGGCAGATCTATGCCTTTGGTGGTGCCAGGTCTGCCAAGGAGTTCTCCGATAAGCTGTATAAGTTTGATCCTGCCACGAACATGTGGACGGCCCTCGCCAGTATGCCTGAAGCCAAAGAAGCCAGGGGTGCTATAGTAGACGGGCACCTGTACACACTTGGAGGGTACAACGGCAAACAATCCTCTGAAGTCGCTATGTACGATTTGCACACCGGCACCTGGGCGCATGTTGCCGACCTGCCTGTGAAGGTTTCGGGGCATGCCGTTGCCGTGAATGGAACGGATATTTACCTGGTCGGCGACTACACTGACCTGGCTCGCCTGGGGTACTTCGACACCAGAACACGAACCTACCACGCCTTGCAAAGCAATATGACCGGGCGGCGACATGCCGCAAGCCACATCCTGGATGGCAAACTGTATGTAGCAGGCGGTAACCGGCAAACGCCAATTACAACGTCGCTGTCAAAGCTGGAAGCTGCAAGTATAGATACGGTGGATTAA
- the rnk gene encoding nucleoside diphosphate kinase regulator produces MMSTIYLTEKDHQRLHSLVQAHRLENNPAAVAALSKELKRAKVVPSAEVPVDVVTMNSLVKLKEMNSSTEMEITVVYPKDADLGSRKVSVLAPVGTAILGCRVGDEVSWPSPKGTVVYQVVEVVYQPEAAGNMYL; encoded by the coding sequence ATGATGAGCACGATTTATTTAACCGAGAAAGACCACCAGCGCTTGCACAGCCTGGTGCAGGCACACCGCCTGGAGAACAACCCCGCCGCCGTGGCCGCCTTGAGCAAAGAACTGAAGCGGGCAAAGGTGGTACCGTCAGCCGAGGTGCCTGTGGACGTGGTAACGATGAACTCCCTTGTGAAACTCAAGGAAATGAACAGCTCCACCGAAATGGAGATCACGGTGGTTTACCCCAAAGACGCAGACCTGGGCAGCCGTAAAGTGTCTGTGCTGGCACCGGTTGGCACCGCCATACTTGGCTGCCGGGTTGGCGACGAAGTGAGCTGGCCATCGCCAAAAGGCACTGTCGTGTACCAGGTGGTGGAGGTTGTGTACCAGCCCGAAGCGGCCGGCAACATGTACCTTTAA
- a CDS encoding rod shape-determining protein — MGILDFLTQGIAMDLGTANFLLMQEDSVVVDEPAVVAFNRTSGEVIAVGRKAEQMEGKEHENIRIIRPLKNGVIADFHAAEQMMKGMLQLVGKSRSRFAPSYKMVICVPSGITEVEKRAIRDSAVIAGAKEVYLIHEPIAAAIGIGLDVQDSTGHMVIDIGGGTTEIAVIALSGIVCDQSIRVAGDNFNADIIHHVRRQHNMLIGQSTAEKIKLAVGAALPELQHPPADYALKGRDLLSGLPKQVMVSYQEVAHYLDKSLTKIEEAILKTLEITPPELSSDIHHAGIYLTGGGALLRGLGTRIAARTKLPVHVVDEPLLAVVKGTGIALRDMHNLQFLMR; from the coding sequence ATGGGGATTTTAGATTTTCTCACACAGGGTATCGCCATGGACCTGGGCACTGCCAACTTTCTGCTGATGCAGGAAGACAGCGTGGTGGTGGATGAGCCTGCTGTGGTTGCGTTTAACCGAACGTCGGGGGAAGTGATTGCCGTAGGCAGGAAAGCGGAGCAAATGGAAGGAAAAGAGCACGAGAACATCCGCATCATCCGGCCACTGAAGAACGGTGTCATTGCAGACTTTCATGCGGCAGAGCAAATGATGAAAGGGATGCTCCAACTCGTCGGCAAAAGCAGGAGCCGCTTTGCGCCCTCGTATAAAATGGTGATCTGTGTTCCGTCGGGCATAACAGAGGTAGAGAAACGGGCGATCCGCGACTCCGCCGTTATTGCCGGGGCAAAGGAGGTGTACCTGATACACGAGCCCATTGCCGCGGCCATCGGTATCGGGCTGGATGTGCAGGACTCCACAGGGCACATGGTGATAGATATTGGGGGCGGCACCACCGAAATAGCCGTCATCGCCCTCAGCGGCATCGTGTGTGACCAGTCTATCCGGGTGGCCGGCGACAACTTTAACGCCGACATCATACACCATGTGCGCCGCCAGCACAACATGCTCATAGGGCAGTCTACGGCCGAAAAGATAAAGCTGGCGGTGGGCGCTGCCCTGCCCGAGCTACAGCACCCACCTGCCGACTATGCGTTAAAGGGGCGCGACTTACTGAGTGGGCTGCCGAAGCAGGTGATGGTGTCGTACCAGGAGGTGGCGCACTACCTCGATAAGTCGCTGACTAAAATTGAGGAAGCCATTCTGAAAACGCTCGAGATCACGCCTCCAGAGCTCTCTTCGGACATACACCACGCAGGCATCTACCTGACGGGCGGCGGGGCGCTGCTGCGGGGACTAGGCACCCGCATTGCCGCCCGCACCAAACTCCCGGTGCATGTGGTGGATGAGCCCCTGCTGGCCGTTGTAAAGGGTACTGGTATTGCCCTGCGGGATATGCACAACCTGCAGTTCCTGATGCGGTAG
- a CDS encoding TonB-dependent receptor, translated as MRHLLTLVLLLTGLQSMAQTKVVGIVQDQEHKPLPFANVLLPELQAGVSADENGKFSYTFAAPAPASVTLSVSYVGKHKLERTVPLQPGKVHEVALTLQDNNLYLNEVEINAKQVHTTNSNSSIVIEQAAIEQIQPYSLSDILLNLLPGQTILNPDLQSAKTINLRTVATDSYAQNSQFGTAIILDGEALSNNTNLQASGNGFGLSNEFTAGNYGTSDFTFSSVDLRQIPANNIEKIEVIQGVPSARYGDLTDGAILIDRKAGVSPWSITARIQDGTNNFGLNKGFKLGPKLGSLNTSLDYLDSSPSTTNKQKSYKRLSTGLLWSTYLDKSRKVSSHLSVDYATSFDTYNVDSEKDNEVVKSDNSQWRLNYRGFWKLSLPVLDNLSYSAAYSLSNQYSYESVYRNAGVQPMSISTVAGVAQGIFTYPNYQAETEVYGKPQRLSFSLNGHKKVMTGAVQHQLSFGGNYSHESNRGQGYEVDPFSPRWKTGSSRGQSRDYAFEQVPALANMGFYLEDMFTTQVSGKKLITSAGIRLDEQFQKWSVSPRISSSLELSERTTLKAAFGLATKSPGLIHLQPKPVYFDYQLLNYYPNKYKENLVLYYTEVVTPDNSQLKAMRSQTMELGITHQKPLYDISLTAFRKQVRRGFSQASNLYLVNVPEYTITETRPDQQPLYAPTGNYSRDFGIYKSYSNDLHTDNYGLELYISTIKFAAIQTSFNLSSTLYYSRFYRNTPVMYAPEKEHFDKEAVVGIFLNPLTEGLEAISTLSTNHHISKLGLLVNFRAQFFWDEWKKNSPASVYPIAYINQQGSYVAIPEGERDSQTFAHLVEDEKRRTSTFQQFVYSNYHLKLSKEIHNLVRLSFYANNFLNHRPEVYDDGDNNYEQLNQSPAFGMELRLTIK; from the coding sequence GTGCGCCACCTCCTGACCCTCGTTCTGCTACTCACCGGCCTGCAAAGCATGGCGCAAACCAAAGTGGTTGGGATAGTACAGGACCAGGAGCACAAGCCGCTGCCGTTCGCCAATGTACTTCTGCCGGAGCTGCAGGCAGGGGTCTCAGCAGATGAGAACGGGAAGTTCAGCTATACGTTTGCAGCCCCCGCCCCTGCTAGTGTTACGCTGTCTGTTTCTTATGTAGGCAAGCATAAGCTGGAGCGCACCGTTCCGCTGCAACCGGGGAAGGTGCATGAAGTGGCCCTGACACTGCAAGACAATAACCTGTACCTAAACGAGGTGGAGATAAACGCCAAACAGGTGCATACCACCAACTCCAACTCCTCAATTGTGATTGAGCAGGCGGCTATTGAGCAGATTCAGCCCTACAGTCTCTCCGATATACTTTTGAACCTGCTGCCGGGGCAAACTATCCTTAACCCGGACCTGCAGTCTGCTAAAACGATAAACCTGCGCACGGTGGCCACCGATTCTTATGCCCAGAACAGCCAGTTCGGGACGGCAATTATACTGGACGGAGAGGCGCTTTCGAACAACACCAACCTACAGGCCAGCGGAAACGGGTTTGGCCTGAGCAACGAGTTTACAGCCGGTAATTACGGCACCAGCGACTTTACCTTCAGCTCCGTGGACCTGCGCCAGATACCGGCCAACAACATCGAGAAAATAGAAGTGATACAGGGGGTGCCTTCTGCCAGGTATGGCGATTTGACCGACGGAGCAATCCTGATTGACCGCAAAGCAGGCGTATCGCCGTGGAGCATCACGGCCCGCATCCAGGACGGCACCAACAATTTCGGCCTGAACAAAGGCTTCAAACTCGGCCCGAAACTCGGCTCCCTGAACACCTCCCTGGATTACCTGGACTCTTCCCCCAGCACCACCAACAAGCAGAAATCATACAAGCGCCTCTCCACCGGTCTGCTCTGGTCTACTTACCTGGATAAAAGCAGGAAGGTCAGCAGCCATCTGAGCGTGGACTATGCCACCAGCTTTGACACCTACAACGTAGACTCGGAGAAAGACAACGAGGTGGTAAAAAGCGATAACAGCCAATGGCGCCTCAACTACAGAGGCTTCTGGAAACTATCGCTGCCAGTGCTGGACAATTTGAGTTACAGCGCCGCTTACAGCCTTAGCAATCAATATTCTTACGAGTCGGTTTACCGGAATGCAGGCGTGCAGCCCATGTCTATCAGCACAGTGGCAGGCGTGGCCCAAGGCATTTTCACCTACCCGAACTACCAGGCCGAAACCGAAGTATACGGCAAGCCGCAACGCCTGAGCTTTAGCCTGAACGGGCACAAAAAAGTGATGACAGGGGCTGTGCAGCACCAGCTTTCCTTCGGCGGCAACTACAGCCATGAGAGCAACCGCGGCCAGGGTTACGAGGTTGACCCTTTCTCGCCAAGGTGGAAAACAGGCAGCTCCAGGGGGCAGAGCCGCGACTACGCTTTTGAGCAGGTGCCCGCGCTTGCTAACATGGGCTTCTATCTGGAAGATATGTTCACGACCCAGGTTAGCGGCAAAAAGCTGATCACCTCGGCAGGTATACGCCTGGATGAGCAGTTTCAGAAGTGGTCGGTTTCGCCGCGCATCAGCTCGTCGCTGGAGCTCAGCGAGCGTACCACTTTGAAAGCGGCCTTTGGCCTAGCCACCAAGTCGCCGGGCCTGATCCACCTGCAGCCCAAGCCGGTGTACTTCGATTACCAGCTGCTGAACTACTACCCCAACAAGTATAAAGAGAACCTGGTGCTGTACTATACCGAGGTTGTTACACCAGACAACAGCCAGCTAAAAGCCATGCGCAGCCAAACCATGGAGCTGGGCATTACGCACCAGAAACCCTTGTACGATATTTCGCTGACCGCTTTTAGAAAGCAGGTGCGCAGGGGCTTTAGCCAGGCATCCAACTTATACCTTGTAAACGTGCCGGAGTATACCATCACCGAAACACGCCCGGACCAGCAGCCGCTTTACGCCCCTACCGGAAATTATTCCCGCGACTTCGGCATCTACAAGAGCTACAGCAACGATCTACACACCGATAACTACGGCCTGGAGCTGTACATCAGCACTATTAAGTTTGCCGCCATCCAAACATCATTTAACCTGAGCTCTACACTGTACTACTCCCGGTTTTACCGAAACACCCCGGTAATGTATGCTCCCGAAAAGGAGCATTTTGACAAAGAGGCTGTGGTAGGCATATTCCTGAACCCGCTGACAGAGGGACTGGAAGCCATCTCCACCCTCTCTACCAACCACCACATCTCTAAACTGGGGCTGCTGGTAAATTTCCGGGCGCAGTTCTTCTGGGACGAATGGAAAAAGAATAGTCCCGCCTCTGTTTACCCAATTGCCTATATCAACCAGCAAGGATCTTACGTCGCCATACCTGAGGGTGAGCGCGATAGCCAGACCTTTGCCCATCTTGTAGAGGATGAAAAAAGACGCACCAGCACGTTTCAGCAGTTTGTGTACAGCAACTATCACCTCAAGCTCAGCAAGGAGATACATAACCTGGTACGGCTATCTTTCTACGCCAACAACTTCCTGAACCACAGGCCGGAGGTGTATGATGATGGCGACAACAATTACGAGCAACTCAACCAGTCTCCGGCCTTTGGGATGGAGCTACGACTAACCATTAAATAA
- a CDS encoding DUF4876 domain-containing protein: MLKLRHYLFLLLLAAMATACSDDNDPTVQPVDFAVTVKYSDAYGNATAPNVTVKATNVDNQLSTEVKTNQIGVANFVGLPVGVYDLTATITYTPEQFQEFAGNTVGSEVVFNSSLTKQLINSASQKQFELELASARVGDLVIKQIYYAGSHRTDGAVFRDQFIEIHNNSDEVIYADGLYFAQLYGSTSTSISNPIPSYLQENGQYDWSKSPGMPQGINANRDYVYTKTVYQIPGSGSQYPIEPGASIVIAQNALNHKAPYQDQEGNVVAPRDPGLTVDLSGADFEAFYNKGFDSDLDNPAVPDLIVHQPMGNDMILDVIGRDAYAIFRTEDPVSSWPSFPTPDKPTSANVYFQVPVADLIDGVETQASPQQLRPKKLSNAVDAGYTYVPLGIYSSQSVMREVARTFNGRYILKDTNNSTNDFKVMERASPRGY, from the coding sequence ATGCTTAAACTTCGACACTACTTATTCCTGCTACTACTGGCGGCAATGGCCACTGCCTGCAGCGATGACAATGACCCCACGGTGCAACCCGTTGACTTTGCAGTAACTGTAAAGTATAGCGACGCTTACGGAAACGCCACAGCACCGAACGTGACTGTAAAAGCCACCAATGTAGACAACCAACTGAGCACGGAGGTAAAGACAAACCAAATAGGCGTGGCTAATTTTGTGGGCCTGCCGGTAGGGGTGTATGACCTCACCGCCACCATTACCTACACACCCGAGCAATTTCAAGAGTTTGCCGGCAACACCGTAGGCAGTGAGGTCGTGTTTAACTCCTCCCTGACAAAGCAGTTGATCAACTCCGCATCGCAGAAGCAGTTTGAGCTGGAGCTGGCCTCTGCCCGTGTAGGAGACCTGGTGATCAAGCAAATTTACTACGCCGGCTCTCACCGTACCGATGGCGCTGTGTTCCGCGACCAGTTCATTGAGATTCACAACAATTCCGATGAGGTGATCTACGCGGATGGCCTGTACTTTGCCCAGCTTTACGGCAGCACCTCAACCAGTATTTCTAACCCTATACCTTCTTACCTGCAGGAAAACGGACAGTATGACTGGAGCAAGTCTCCGGGTATGCCACAAGGCATCAATGCCAACCGCGACTACGTGTACACCAAAACCGTGTACCAGATTCCGGGCTCCGGCAGCCAGTACCCTATTGAACCGGGTGCCAGCATCGTGATTGCACAGAACGCCCTCAACCACAAGGCGCCTTACCAGGACCAGGAGGGCAACGTAGTAGCTCCGCGTGACCCTGGCCTGACAGTTGACCTGAGTGGTGCCGACTTTGAAGCCTTCTACAACAAGGGCTTTGACTCTGACCTAGATAACCCTGCCGTGCCGGACCTGATCGTGCACCAGCCTATGGGTAATGATATGATTCTGGATGTGATTGGTCGGGATGCCTATGCTATTTTCAGAACAGAAGATCCAGTGAGCAGCTGGCCCAGCTTTCCTACGCCAGACAAACCAACCTCTGCCAATGTATACTTCCAGGTTCCGGTGGCAGATTTGATCGATGGCGTGGAAACGCAGGCCAGCCCGCAGCAGCTTCGCCCCAAAAAGCTGAGTAATGCCGTGGATGCCGGTTATACTTATGTGCCGCTCGGCATCTACTCTTCGCAGTCGGTGATGCGTGAGGTGGCCAGAACCTTTAACGGCCGCTACATTTTAAAAGACACTAACAACTCCACCAACGACTTTAAAGTGATGGAGCGCGCCAGCCCGCGCGGATATTAA
- a CDS encoding DUF6850 family outer membrane beta-barrel protein, translated as MKRSFILILACWSVRVVAGPGTAAAQRPDSVQAPTLFSFYQQLYSAYEHTAGQVLFHPSDKYGFSSAGFSATDGDWRTYQMPASSNTYHITSKGAYTLKKVKLSGAFAYKRRLEDSVGWMLKPDHHDTSPYYLASKKPGNWDAHTYELKGAASIPVAGVVFATAGAALTMGNYGRFNDPRPEISRYRLKFSGGLGLQFEEWAVVLSGIYGYGDERNSIGYANKMNNTIGRPDYVSHDIMGYGYYRTTGTALRLQEDQHTKGAALVLQVSSFNLSYSLEQAVRKYSRRTKDSNEAIVAVPIADVTQDRHALRANYSWESEKLSHLLDMALTYEQTSDFNKVIINGNNYRGTAFSVTPAYHARFNDWEYSLSSNLTRDTRKDGTAAVDYAIQTAAVAAGGGKLFHLGNNLLKLNLQAAYRTDMGSELNIGTQYNTFMKGVILPDFAYYSAEQLRYTSSLGFGLKVQEVVLMPYFDYSLVQPLQTSTNPYADFNPAHSRSTYTFGLNIHM; from the coding sequence ATGAAACGTAGTTTTATACTTATACTTGCTTGCTGGAGCGTGCGCGTTGTTGCAGGTCCGGGCACTGCCGCAGCGCAGCGCCCGGATTCTGTGCAGGCGCCTACGCTCTTCTCCTTTTACCAGCAGCTCTACAGCGCTTATGAGCATACAGCTGGGCAGGTGCTGTTTCACCCCTCCGACAAGTATGGCTTTAGCAGTGCAGGCTTCTCCGCCACCGACGGCGACTGGCGCACTTACCAGATGCCAGCCAGCAGCAACACCTACCACATTACCTCTAAAGGAGCCTACACGCTGAAAAAAGTTAAACTCAGCGGCGCCTTTGCGTACAAGCGCCGCCTGGAGGATAGTGTGGGCTGGATGCTGAAACCGGACCACCACGACACCAGCCCCTATTACCTGGCCAGCAAAAAGCCCGGAAACTGGGATGCGCACACGTATGAGTTGAAAGGCGCAGCAAGTATACCCGTGGCTGGTGTTGTATTCGCAACGGCAGGCGCAGCACTTACCATGGGCAACTACGGCCGGTTTAACGATCCTCGCCCCGAGATCAGCCGCTACAGGTTAAAGTTCAGTGGGGGCCTGGGCCTTCAGTTTGAGGAGTGGGCGGTGGTGCTGTCAGGCATTTACGGGTATGGAGATGAACGCAATAGTATAGGCTACGCCAACAAGATGAACAACACCATTGGCCGCCCCGACTATGTGAGCCACGACATAATGGGCTATGGCTATTACCGCACCACCGGCACAGCTCTCAGGCTCCAGGAAGACCAGCACACGAAAGGCGCTGCGCTGGTGCTACAGGTTTCAAGTTTTAACCTGAGCTACAGCCTGGAGCAGGCGGTTAGAAAGTATAGCCGTCGCACAAAAGACAGCAATGAAGCTATCGTTGCTGTTCCGATAGCAGATGTGACGCAAGACCGCCACGCACTCCGGGCAAATTATAGTTGGGAATCAGAAAAGCTAAGCCACCTGCTGGACATGGCACTTACCTACGAGCAGACTTCGGACTTCAACAAGGTGATCATCAACGGGAATAACTACCGGGGCACAGCATTTTCGGTAACACCTGCCTACCACGCCCGCTTCAACGATTGGGAGTATAGCCTCAGTTCGAACCTCACCCGCGACACCCGCAAAGACGGAACCGCTGCCGTAGACTACGCAATCCAAACTGCTGCCGTGGCTGCCGGAGGGGGCAAGCTATTTCACCTAGGCAACAACCTGCTAAAACTAAACCTGCAGGCAGCCTACCGTACCGACATGGGCTCTGAACTCAACATCGGCACGCAGTACAACACCTTTATGAAAGGGGTGATACTGCCTGACTTCGCCTACTACAGCGCTGAGCAGCTGAGGTATACTTCCTCGCTAGGATTTGGGCTGAAAGTGCAGGAGGTGGTGCTGATGCCATACTTTGACTATAGCCTGGTTCAACCACTCCAGACCAGCACCAACCCTTATGCTGATTTTAACCCTGCCCACAGCAGAAGCACCTACACCTTTGGCCTAAATATTCACATGTAA
- a CDS encoding cytochrome-c peroxidase, with the protein MTSKKLLLYLSVAIFFTSTAWQLKPTPGKAYFQELRNLYSKPTSEWPSPNIDPGVQWRELGTVPASPVASDSTLRPLIELGKVLFFDPRLSGSNQVSCSSCHDPELNWSDGRSVPVGHDHQRGTRNTPTLLNVWAQQSLFWDGRAASLEDQALSPIENPVEMHQDLKLLPRELNKIKGYRTKFREVYGRPYIKKEEILQALSTFQKSITSRRSRFDLFLEGRQNALDDEALWGLHLFRTKARCINCHNGPLFTDNQFHNLGLTYYGRKYEDLGRYAQTKNPEDVGKFKTPGLRDVMRTRPWMHNGLFDSMEGVLNMYSAGMPQPKPKEGQENDPLFPKTSPIIQQLDLSAEEKQAVIAFLESISTVSYRISRPELPQ; encoded by the coding sequence ATGACGAGCAAAAAGCTACTTCTATACCTATCCGTTGCGATCTTTTTTACCTCCACCGCCTGGCAACTAAAACCAACACCCGGCAAAGCGTACTTTCAGGAGTTGCGTAACCTATATAGCAAGCCCACCAGCGAGTGGCCATCCCCAAACATAGATCCGGGCGTACAGTGGCGCGAATTAGGCACAGTGCCTGCCTCCCCTGTTGCCTCAGACTCCACGCTGCGCCCCCTCATCGAGCTGGGTAAGGTGCTGTTTTTTGATCCGCGCCTCTCCGGCTCTAACCAGGTTTCCTGCTCCAGCTGCCACGACCCGGAGCTGAACTGGTCTGATGGGCGCTCGGTACCCGTGGGCCACGACCACCAGCGTGGCACCCGCAACACCCCTACCCTCCTGAACGTGTGGGCACAGCAAAGCCTGTTCTGGGATGGCCGTGCCGCCAGCCTCGAAGACCAGGCACTCTCCCCTATTGAGAACCCTGTAGAAATGCACCAGGATTTGAAGCTGCTGCCCAGGGAGCTGAACAAAATCAAAGGCTACCGTACCAAGTTCAGGGAAGTTTACGGCCGCCCCTACATCAAAAAAGAAGAGATACTGCAGGCGTTAAGCACCTTTCAGAAGAGCATCACCAGCCGCCGCAGCAGGTTCGATTTATTTTTGGAGGGGCGCCAGAACGCGCTGGATGACGAGGCGCTTTGGGGGCTGCACCTTTTCCGCACCAAAGCCCGCTGCATTAACTGCCACAACGGCCCATTATTTACCGATAACCAGTTTCACAACCTGGGCCTCACCTACTACGGCCGCAAGTATGAAGACCTGGGCCGTTACGCGCAGACTAAAAACCCGGAGGATGTAGGCAAGTTTAAAACCCCGGGCCTGCGCGACGTGATGCGCACCCGCCCCTGGATGCACAACGGCCTGTTTGATAGTATGGAGGGCGTACTGAACATGTACAGCGCAGGCATGCCGCAGCCAAAACCGAAAGAGGGGCAGGAAAACGATCCGCTGTTTCCAAAAACATCGCCCATCATTCAGCAGCTGGACCTGAGCGCGGAGGAGAAGCAGGCGGTTATTGCTTTCCTGGAATCTATCTCTACGGTTTCGTACCGCATCAGTAGGCCAGAGTTGCCGCAGTAG
- a CDS encoding catalase, translated as MLRKTLLLLSLLACGQLSFAQQKTLTTNTGAPVGNNQSSKTAGENGPVLLEDVHLIEKLATFDRERIPERVVHARGVGAHGEFESYGDFSQYTKASLFNAKGKKTPVFTRISTVVHEQGSPETLRDPRGFAVKFYTDQGNYDLVGNNMPVFFIRDAIKFPDMVHAFKPSPVYNRQDQNRVFDFFSNVPEATNMFTYLYQDLGTPANLRQIDGFGVHAFKWVNAKGEVTYVKYKWTSLQGVKSFSAEEAAQMQAKNHSHATADLYENINKGNFPSWELSVQLLKPEDLDKFDFNPLDPTKIWPESIAPSMAVGKMTLNRVPDNFFETVEQAAFAPATLVPGIEPSEDKLLQGRVFSYMDTQRYRLGGNFQRIPVNAPLVEVNNFNQNGASSNRATKSDVNYQPSMAQPTFVDDSQYNYSTRKIDAETMQRVISKQDNFKQAGDLYRSLSKTEKEHLISNLAGDLGQVKNKDVVNKMVSYFYQADADYGNRLIKALKLNKNDVVALIASK; from the coding sequence ATGCTAAGAAAAACGCTACTCTTACTAAGCCTTCTGGCTTGTGGGCAACTCTCTTTTGCACAGCAGAAGACGCTTACCACAAACACCGGTGCTCCTGTAGGAAACAACCAAAGCTCTAAGACAGCCGGCGAAAACGGGCCTGTTTTGCTGGAAGACGTTCACCTGATTGAAAAACTGGCCACATTTGACCGCGAGCGCATCCCGGAGCGTGTGGTGCATGCACGCGGTGTAGGCGCCCACGGGGAGTTCGAAAGCTACGGTGACTTCTCTCAGTATACCAAGGCTTCTTTGTTCAATGCCAAAGGCAAAAAAACACCTGTTTTCACCCGTATCTCTACGGTAGTGCACGAGCAGGGCTCACCGGAAACCCTGCGTGACCCACGTGGCTTTGCCGTGAAATTCTACACCGACCAGGGCAACTACGACTTAGTAGGTAACAACATGCCGGTATTCTTTATCCGCGATGCCATCAAGTTCCCGGATATGGTACACGCCTTCAAACCGTCTCCGGTATATAACAGGCAAGACCAGAACCGCGTGTTCGACTTCTTCTCTAATGTGCCGGAGGCCACCAACATGTTTACCTACCTGTACCAGGACCTGGGTACGCCAGCTAACCTGCGCCAGATAGACGGTTTTGGGGTGCACGCCTTTAAATGGGTGAATGCAAAAGGCGAAGTAACCTATGTGAAGTATAAGTGGACATCGCTGCAAGGCGTGAAGAGCTTCTCTGCTGAGGAAGCTGCGCAGATGCAGGCTAAAAACCACTCGCACGCCACGGCAGACCTGTACGAGAACATCAACAAAGGTAACTTTCCTTCTTGGGAGCTGTCTGTACAGCTGCTAAAGCCAGAGGACCTGGACAAGTTTGATTTCAACCCGCTGGACCCAACCAAGATCTGGCCTGAGTCAATCGCGCCAAGTATGGCTGTCGGTAAAATGACGCTGAACAGAGTGCCGGACAACTTCTTCGAAACAGTAGAGCAGGCTGCTTTTGCCCCGGCCACCCTGGTGCCAGGCATTGAGCCGTCTGAAGACAAACTGCTGCAGGGCCGCGTGTTCTCTTACATGGATACGCAGCGCTACCGCCTGGGTGGCAACTTCCAGCGCATACCTGTAAACGCCCCGCTTGTAGAGGTTAACAACTTCAACCAGAACGGTGCGTCGAGCAACCGTGCCACCAAATCTGATGTGAACTACCAGCCGAGCATGGCGCAGCCAACGTTTGTGGACGACAGCCAATACAACTACTCTACCCGCAAAATTGATGCGGAAACCATGCAGCGCGTTATCAGCAAGCAGGACAACTTTAAGCAGGCTGGAGACCTGTACCGCTCTCTATCTAAAACTGAAAAAGAGCACCTGATCAGCAACCTGGCCGGTGACCTGGGCCAGGTAAAGAACAAGGATGTGGTAAACAAAATGGTGAGCTACTTCTACCAGGCTGATGCTGATTACGGCAACCGCCTGATCAAAGCCCTGAAGCTGAACAAAAACGATGTAGTAGCTTTGATAGCATCAAAGTAA